The following proteins are encoded in a genomic region of Deinococcus detaillensis:
- a CDS encoding NAD(P)/FAD-dependent oxidoreductase — translation MSFLLHSSTNTSPTDLLIIGAGPVGLHAAFYAGLRGLSVRLLEAQPEIGGQLSALYPDKVVYDWPGLPAIRAAEIVTALAAQLAPFKPNFRFGEVAQQLTQTPQGWTVATQKGSYPARAVIVAAGLGALLPRDVQLSGVHPDLRTLPPDPQTLGGQRVLIVGGVPQAVEATLKLSTSGARVSLTHRRALFRGSPAQLAQLQSLRQSGQLHIYAPAELSRLDATGAWLDRGDGPQHVAADTVVVLNGHLPDLTPLQSWPLGWQGEYIPADTAQRTALPGVFVAGDVSLTGGEFKLLSVGLAQAALAANHAVHFVHPDQKAKPGHSSDRRLP, via the coding sequence TCACCCACCGACCTGCTGATTATCGGCGCGGGGCCGGTGGGTCTTCACGCGGCCTTTTACGCGGGGCTGCGCGGCCTCAGCGTGCGCCTTTTGGAAGCCCAGCCTGAAATCGGCGGCCAGCTCAGCGCCCTCTACCCAGACAAAGTGGTGTATGACTGGCCCGGCCTCCCGGCTATCCGCGCCGCTGAGATTGTCACCGCACTTGCCGCCCAGCTCGCTCCCTTCAAGCCTAATTTCCGCTTCGGCGAGGTCGCTCAACAGCTCACCCAGACTCCCCAAGGCTGGACAGTCGCAACCCAAAAGGGCAGTTATCCGGCCCGCGCCGTGATCGTGGCGGCGGGGCTGGGGGCGCTGCTGCCGCGTGATGTTCAGCTCAGCGGCGTGCATCCTGATCTGCGGACTTTGCCGCCTGATCCGCAAACGCTGGGGGGCCAGCGGGTCTTGATCGTGGGCGGCGTGCCTCAAGCGGTGGAGGCGACTTTGAAGCTCTCAACCAGCGGCGCACGGGTGAGCCTGACGCACCGCCGCGCCCTATTTCGCGGCAGTCCTGCCCAGCTCGCGCAACTCCAAAGCCTGCGGCAGAGTGGGCAACTGCATATCTACGCGCCCGCCGAACTCAGCCGCTTAGACGCAACCGGCGCGTGGCTGGACAGGGGAGACGGGCCGCAGCATGTCGCCGCTGATACGGTGGTTGTCCTGAACGGCCACTTGCCAGATTTGACGCCGCTGCAAAGCTGGCCGCTGGGCTGGCAGGGCGAGTACATTCCGGCGGACACGGCTCAGCGCACGGCGTTGCCCGGCGTCTTCGTGGCAGGTGATGTCAGCTTGACGGGCGGCGAATTCAAGCTCTTGAGTGTGGGCCTCGCTCAAGCCGCGCTGGCCGCCAACCACGCCGTGCATTTTGTGCACCCTGACCAAAAAGCCAAGCCGGGCCACAGCAGTGACCGGCGTTTGCCGTAA